Sequence from the Parvicella tangerina genome:
CTGGTAAATAAAGTAGATCTGAGTAAAGATGAAGATCGCTTATTAAAGACCATTGAGAACTGGAAACAGCTCATTCCACGTGCCGAGATCTTGCCAATTAGTGCCTTACACGGGTTTAGTACAGATTTTATTTTTCCTAAGATCGTAGAGTTACTTCCAGAGAGTCCTCCGTTTTTTGCCAAGGATGAACTAACGGATAAACCAATGCGTTTTTTTGTTTCTGAGATTATTAGAGAAAAGATCTTTGAGAATTATGCAAAAGAGGTCCCTTACTCAACTCAGGTTGAGGTTGAATACTACAAGGAGAAGCCGAATATCGTTGAAATCAGAGCGATAATTTATGTGTCCAGAAGCTCTCAAAAACCAATAATTATTGGTCAGCAGGGAGCAAAAATAAAACGAGTTGGTACTCAAGCCAGAAAAGATCTGGAAGCATTTATAGGTTCAAAGGTATTTTTAGACCTTTATGTTAAAGTAGACAAGGATTGGAGGGATAAGGAAGCAGAACTTCGCAAATTTGGATATCAATAATGGGAAATTTAGTAGCCATAGTCGGAAGACCTAATGTTGGAAAGTCGACGCTGTTTAATCGTTTAACGAAGACGAGAAGAGCGATCGTTCAGGAAACTAGTGGAGTGACCAGAGATCGCCATTATGGTAAATCAGTTTGGGGAGGCAAAGAATTCTCTGTGGTCGATACGGGTGGTTTTGTGAAGGGGTCTGACGATGTTTTTGAGGATGAGATTAGAAAGCAGGTTGTCATAGCAATTGAAGAGTGTAACATTGTCATCTTTGTGGTTGACGTGGAGACTGGGATTACCGACCTTGATGAGGCGGTTGCAAATGTTTTAAGACAGTCAAAGAAACCGGTTTTTGTTGTTTCTAACAAGGTAGATAATAATGAACGAGAAGTTGATTCCTATGAGTTCTACAACTTTGGACTTGGCGATGTTTATAGCATTTCAGCTATTAATGGTTCCGGTACTGGAGAGCTCCTGGATGATTTGATCAAAGAGCTTCCTGAAGATGCTCATGAAGAAGATGAGTCAGAATTGCCACGAATTGCGATTGTTGGTAAGCCAAATGTTGGTAAATCATCTTTGACCAATGCATTACTGGGGATCGAAAGAAATATTGTGACGGATATTTCTGGTACAACTAGAGACTCTATTGACACCCATTTCAATGCATTTGGGTTTGATATGGTACTGGTAGATACTGCTGGTATTCGGAAGAAGGGTAAAGTGCATGAAGATATTGAATTTTACTCGGTAATGCGATCAATTCGGACCATTGAAAATAGTGATGTTTGCTTATTCATGATAGATGCTGAGGAAGGTCTTCAGTCTCAGGATATGAGCATTTTTTCTGTGATCGAAAGAAATAGAAAAGGAATGGTTGTTCTCGTCAACAAATGGGATAAGATCGAGAATAAGGAAGCCAATACGATGAAGAAGTATGAAGAGATGATCAAAGAAAGGTTGGCACCGTTTACAGATGTACCAGTTCTTTTCGTTTCTGCACTGACCAAGCAACGAATTCATAAGGCATTAGAAATTGCCATGGAAGTTTATAAGAATCGAACAACTAAAATTCCAACGAGCAAGCTGAACGAAGTGCTGTTACCACTGATTGAAAATTACCCTCCACCAGCTTACAAAGGGAAATTCATAAAAATCAAGTTTGTGACTCAACTTCCCAACCATGCTCCAGCATTCGCTTTTTTCTGTAATTTGCCGCAGTATATTAAGG
This genomic interval carries:
- the era gene encoding GTPase Era, with translation MHKAGFVNIIGSPNVGKSTLMNRLVGERLSIITSKKQTTRHRIMGIVNEEDYQVVFSDTPGVLDPSYKLHENMMSFVNTAITDADVILLVTDIFEKQTAHQETLEKIQKHSAPVLVLVNKVDLSKDEDRLLKTIENWKQLIPRAEILPISALHGFSTDFIFPKIVELLPESPPFFAKDELTDKPMRFFVSEIIREKIFENYAKEVPYSTQVEVEYYKEKPNIVEIRAIIYVSRSSQKPIIIGQQGAKIKRVGTQARKDLEAFIGSKVFLDLYVKVDKDWRDKEAELRKFGYQ
- the der gene encoding ribosome biogenesis GTPase Der, which gives rise to MGNLVAIVGRPNVGKSTLFNRLTKTRRAIVQETSGVTRDRHYGKSVWGGKEFSVVDTGGFVKGSDDVFEDEIRKQVVIAIEECNIVIFVVDVETGITDLDEAVANVLRQSKKPVFVVSNKVDNNEREVDSYEFYNFGLGDVYSISAINGSGTGELLDDLIKELPEDAHEEDESELPRIAIVGKPNVGKSSLTNALLGIERNIVTDISGTTRDSIDTHFNAFGFDMVLVDTAGIRKKGKVHEDIEFYSVMRSIRTIENSDVCLFMIDAEEGLQSQDMSIFSVIERNRKGMVVLVNKWDKIENKEANTMKKYEEMIKERLAPFTDVPVLFVSALTKQRIHKALEIAMEVYKNRTTKIPTSKLNEVLLPLIENYPPPAYKGKFIKIKFVTQLPNHAPAFAFFCNLPQYIKDPYKRYLENQLRKHFDLTGVPIRLFFRKK